In a genomic window of Callithrix jacchus isolate 240 chromosome 22, calJac240_pri, whole genome shotgun sequence:
- the ALKBH6 gene encoding putative RNA/DNA demethylase ALKBH6 isoform X4, which yields MEEQDARVPALEPFRVEQAPPIIYYVPDFISKEEEEYLLRQVFNAPKPKWTQLSGRKLQNWGGLPHPRGMVPERLPPWLQRYVDKVSDLSLFGGLPANHVLVNQYLPGEGIMPHEDGPLYYPTVSTISLGSHTVLDLYEPRRPEDDDPTEQPRAPPRPTTSLLLEPRSLLVLRGPAYTRLLHGIAAARVDALDAASPPPNAAACQSARPGACLVRGTRISLTIRRVPRVLRAGLLLGK from the exons ATGGAGGAACAGGACGCCAGAGTTCCAGCCCTGGAACCATTCAGAGTGGAACAG GCACCACCCATAATCTACTATGTCCCTGACTTCATCTCCAAAGAAGAGGAGGAGTATTTGCTTCGACAG gtttttAATGCCCCAAAGCCAAAGTGGACCCAGCTCTCTGGGAGAAAGTTACAGAACTGGG GTGGGCTTCCCCATCCCCGGGGTATGGTTCCTGAGCGGCTGCCTCCATGGCTCCAGCGCTACGTGGACAAAGTATCTGACCTCAGCCTCTTTGGAGGCCTCCCAGCTAACCATGTACTCGTGAACCAGTATCTACCTGGGGAGGGCATCATG CCTCACGAGGATGGACCACTATACTACCCGACTGTCAGCACCATCAGCCTTGGTTCCCACACCGTGCTGGACTTGTATGAGCCGCGGCGGCCGGAGGATGATGACCCTACGGAACAG CCCCGGGCCCCGCCCCGGCCCACCACCTCGCTGCTACTGGAACCTCGCAGCCTGCTGGTGCTCCGCGGCCCTGCCTACACACGCCTTCTCCACGGGATCGCTGCCGCCCGCGTAGATGCGCTGGATGCTGCCTCCCCACCGCCCAACGCGGCCGCCTGCCAGTCGGCGCGGCCCGGAGCCTGCCTGGTGCGCGGTACCCGGATCTCGCTGACCATCCGCCGCGTGCCCCGCGTGTTGCGTGCTGGCCTCCTGCTGGGCAAGTGA
- the ALKBH6 gene encoding putative RNA/DNA demethylase ALKBH6 isoform X1: MLNLEIGGDTGGRIGCEELVLMEEQDARVPALEPFRVEQAPPIIYYVPDFISKEEEEYLLRQVFNAPKPKWTQLSGRKLQNWGGLPHPRGMVPERLPPWLQRYVDKVSDLSLFGGLPANHVLVNQYLPGEGIMPHEDGPLYYPTVSTISLGSHTVLDLYEPRRPEDDDPTEQPRAPPRPTTSLLLEPRSLLVLRGPAYTRLLHGIAAARVDALDAASPPPNAAACQSARPGACLVRGTRISLTIRRVPRVLRAGLLLGK, encoded by the exons ATGTTGAATTTGGAAATTGGAGGGGACACTGGTGGACG GATTGGGTGCGAGGAGTTGGTGTTGATGGAGGAACAGGACGCCAGAGTTCCAGCCCTGGAACCATTCAGAGTGGAACAG GCACCACCCATAATCTACTATGTCCCTGACTTCATCTCCAAAGAAGAGGAGGAGTATTTGCTTCGACAG gtttttAATGCCCCAAAGCCAAAGTGGACCCAGCTCTCTGGGAGAAAGTTACAGAACTGGG GTGGGCTTCCCCATCCCCGGGGTATGGTTCCTGAGCGGCTGCCTCCATGGCTCCAGCGCTACGTGGACAAAGTATCTGACCTCAGCCTCTTTGGAGGCCTCCCAGCTAACCATGTACTCGTGAACCAGTATCTACCTGGGGAGGGCATCATG CCTCACGAGGATGGACCACTATACTACCCGACTGTCAGCACCATCAGCCTTGGTTCCCACACCGTGCTGGACTTGTATGAGCCGCGGCGGCCGGAGGATGATGACCCTACGGAACAG CCCCGGGCCCCGCCCCGGCCCACCACCTCGCTGCTACTGGAACCTCGCAGCCTGCTGGTGCTCCGCGGCCCTGCCTACACACGCCTTCTCCACGGGATCGCTGCCGCCCGCGTAGATGCGCTGGATGCTGCCTCCCCACCGCCCAACGCGGCCGCCTGCCAGTCGGCGCGGCCCGGAGCCTGCCTGGTGCGCGGTACCCGGATCTCGCTGACCATCCGCCGCGTGCCCCGCGTGTTGCGTGCTGGCCTCCTGCTGGGCAAGTGA
- the ALKBH6 gene encoding putative RNA/DNA demethylase ALKBH6 isoform X3 produces the protein MAGRGMGMLNLEIGGDTGGRIGCEELVLMEEQDARVPALEPFRVEQVFNAPKPKWTQLSGRKLQNWGGLPHPRGMVPERLPPWLQRYVDKVSDLSLFGGLPANHVLVNQYLPGEGIMPHEDGPLYYPTVSTISLGSHTVLDLYEPRRPEDDDPTEQPRAPPRPTTSLLLEPRSLLVLRGPAYTRLLHGIAAARVDALDAASPPPNAAACQSARPGACLVRGTRISLTIRRVPRVLRAGLLLGK, from the exons ATGGCTGGGAGGGGGATGGGGATGTTGAATTTGGAAATTGGAGGGGACACTGGTGGACG GATTGGGTGCGAGGAGTTGGTGTTGATGGAGGAACAGGACGCCAGAGTTCCAGCCCTGGAACCATTCAGAGTGGAACAG gtttttAATGCCCCAAAGCCAAAGTGGACCCAGCTCTCTGGGAGAAAGTTACAGAACTGGG GTGGGCTTCCCCATCCCCGGGGTATGGTTCCTGAGCGGCTGCCTCCATGGCTCCAGCGCTACGTGGACAAAGTATCTGACCTCAGCCTCTTTGGAGGCCTCCCAGCTAACCATGTACTCGTGAACCAGTATCTACCTGGGGAGGGCATCATG CCTCACGAGGATGGACCACTATACTACCCGACTGTCAGCACCATCAGCCTTGGTTCCCACACCGTGCTGGACTTGTATGAGCCGCGGCGGCCGGAGGATGATGACCCTACGGAACAG CCCCGGGCCCCGCCCCGGCCCACCACCTCGCTGCTACTGGAACCTCGCAGCCTGCTGGTGCTCCGCGGCCCTGCCTACACACGCCTTCTCCACGGGATCGCTGCCGCCCGCGTAGATGCGCTGGATGCTGCCTCCCCACCGCCCAACGCGGCCGCCTGCCAGTCGGCGCGGCCCGGAGCCTGCCTGGTGCGCGGTACCCGGATCTCGCTGACCATCCGCCGCGTGCCCCGCGTGTTGCGTGCTGGCCTCCTGCTGGGCAAGTGA
- the ALKBH6 gene encoding putative RNA/DNA demethylase ALKBH6 isoform X5 produces MVPERLPPWLQRYVDKVSDLSLFGGLPANHVLVNQYLPGEGIMPHEDGPLYYPTVSTISLGSHTVLDLYEPRRPEDDDPTEQPRAPPRPTTSLLLEPRSLLVLRGPAYTRLLHGIAAARVDALDAASPPPNAAACQSARPGACLVRGTRISLTIRRVPRVLRAGLLLGK; encoded by the exons ATGGTTCCTGAGCGGCTGCCTCCATGGCTCCAGCGCTACGTGGACAAAGTATCTGACCTCAGCCTCTTTGGAGGCCTCCCAGCTAACCATGTACTCGTGAACCAGTATCTACCTGGGGAGGGCATCATG CCTCACGAGGATGGACCACTATACTACCCGACTGTCAGCACCATCAGCCTTGGTTCCCACACCGTGCTGGACTTGTATGAGCCGCGGCGGCCGGAGGATGATGACCCTACGGAACAG CCCCGGGCCCCGCCCCGGCCCACCACCTCGCTGCTACTGGAACCTCGCAGCCTGCTGGTGCTCCGCGGCCCTGCCTACACACGCCTTCTCCACGGGATCGCTGCCGCCCGCGTAGATGCGCTGGATGCTGCCTCCCCACCGCCCAACGCGGCCGCCTGCCAGTCGGCGCGGCCCGGAGCCTGCCTGGTGCGCGGTACCCGGATCTCGCTGACCATCCGCCGCGTGCCCCGCGTGTTGCGTGCTGGCCTCCTGCTGGGCAAGTGA
- the ALKBH6 gene encoding putative RNA/DNA demethylase ALKBH6 isoform X2, protein MAGRGMGMLNLEIGGDTGGRIGCEELVLMEEQDARVPALEPFRVEQAPPIIYYVPDFISKEEEEYLLRQVFNAPKPKWTQLSGRKLQNWGGLPHPRGMVPERLPPWLQRYVDKVSDLSLFGGLPANHVLVNQYLPGEGIMPHEDGPLYYPTVSTISLGSHTVLDLYEPRRPEDDDPTEQPRSCPLSRDCRALPSQQPQPRPQQFSLLNHQSLHHCEHTGSSAYDPGDPLLPRACRLLAHPFPPTP, encoded by the exons ATGGCTGGGAGGGGGATGGGGATGTTGAATTTGGAAATTGGAGGGGACACTGGTGGACG GATTGGGTGCGAGGAGTTGGTGTTGATGGAGGAACAGGACGCCAGAGTTCCAGCCCTGGAACCATTCAGAGTGGAACAG GCACCACCCATAATCTACTATGTCCCTGACTTCATCTCCAAAGAAGAGGAGGAGTATTTGCTTCGACAG gtttttAATGCCCCAAAGCCAAAGTGGACCCAGCTCTCTGGGAGAAAGTTACAGAACTGGG GTGGGCTTCCCCATCCCCGGGGTATGGTTCCTGAGCGGCTGCCTCCATGGCTCCAGCGCTACGTGGACAAAGTATCTGACCTCAGCCTCTTTGGAGGCCTCCCAGCTAACCATGTACTCGTGAACCAGTATCTACCTGGGGAGGGCATCATG CCTCACGAGGATGGACCACTATACTACCCGACTGTCAGCACCATCAGCCTTGGTTCCCACACCGTGCTGGACTTGTATGAGCCGCGGCGGCCGGAGGATGATGACCCTACGGAACAG CCTAGATCCTGCCCCCTCTCGAGGGACTGCAGAGCCCTCCCttcccagcagccccagcccaggCCGCAGCAATTTTCACTCCTGAACCACCAGAGCCTCCATCACTGTGAGCACACCGGCTCTTCAGCCTATGACCCTGGGGACCCGCTGCTCCCCAGAGCCTGCCGACTTCTCGCCCACCCCTTCCCCCCGACTCCTTGA
- the ALKBH6 gene encoding putative RNA/DNA demethylase ALKBH6 isoform X6 — MAGRGMGMLNLEIGGDTGGRIGCEELVLMEEQDARVPALEPFRVEQAPPIIYYVPDFISKEEEEYLLRQVFNAPKPKWTQLSGRKLQNWGGLPHPRGMVPERLPPWLQRYVDKVSDLSLFGGLPANHVLVNQYLPGEGIMHHQPWFPHRAGLV, encoded by the exons ATGGCTGGGAGGGGGATGGGGATGTTGAATTTGGAAATTGGAGGGGACACTGGTGGACG GATTGGGTGCGAGGAGTTGGTGTTGATGGAGGAACAGGACGCCAGAGTTCCAGCCCTGGAACCATTCAGAGTGGAACAG GCACCACCCATAATCTACTATGTCCCTGACTTCATCTCCAAAGAAGAGGAGGAGTATTTGCTTCGACAG gtttttAATGCCCCAAAGCCAAAGTGGACCCAGCTCTCTGGGAGAAAGTTACAGAACTGGG GTGGGCTTCCCCATCCCCGGGGTATGGTTCCTGAGCGGCTGCCTCCATGGCTCCAGCGCTACGTGGACAAAGTATCTGACCTCAGCCTCTTTGGAGGCCTCCCAGCTAACCATGTACTCGTGAACCAGTATCTACCTGGGGAGGGCATCATG CACCATCAGCCTTGGTTCCCACACCGTGCTGGACTTGTATGA